The Epinephelus lanceolatus isolate andai-2023 chromosome 11, ASM4190304v1, whole genome shotgun sequence genome window below encodes:
- the LOC117267642 gene encoding uncharacterized protein LOC117267642 — protein MEHNAIQWLGAPSCQRGSYAFYKSVSSRAQPEGPVQVWKLGEFYFIRCGPQDPVCIAEVTLLWEDQTRRHLLASARLYFLPEDTPKGRTSEHGEDEVLAVSRKMVVRVEDLVRWACAEPADWSSSKLPPSGINGLHKPLQSSDGNSGNDKSSEPVKDKTKNDLPNCHGIKVLSYPQYCRFRSLQRRIQDRARGPGLQDPHLLALGGVKVLPNTRLMYCRDTFNHPTLESSASFSWQFRCPSLSLRGRPRKRRGRDGKDSPNSSQSESWIEKMKENVMGSVEVGCEGSWLPHPEEQLFLDQLFAYMERLGSPIHKVPNLGFKKIDLFLMYSVVKRLGGYKKVTLDRLWKVVYNELGGCPGSTSAATCTRRHYERLMLPYEEHLRAGGAEFKVPESPMPPKPRGIRGRKPLQRGRKPGLKAKDKKMTTPAAPSRTIVNPNGTVVVKRGRGRPPGTRNKATLIAQAKLLAQQQAKAKAAVESQQQSPLLPVRVGGGLTPSSTHRPVQPAVLPVNMPLTPDLSPMTAPFLPFQPKPKELRPDRAETVAPAPGVLLSTLPRHFVGGSLGGFSPIKGVCPLDVFRNRISLQRGPESPALTPQDPTQHHPTIYTLQPKVGTPDASHPSGDQLQPQPHMLHQQHNRCSGCTVDEAAQRGGSRDVRNRPPLPPLRVLPLNLDCSVQVCQLMRTRLGSSQFQTFTRRLSEALSQDLNTKPPCSPITPPPEQALPLNLSKRFTAKRPSTEGPEPSLATINGSTDQPPSKRQRPGCTEQAEDFSLGGRSSSVGSAGGGEQDVEMKNQEEPADLSSPSRIRAFLLGLPPFQVKFEEDLNGTRFGKFLPPGSMAETQRTETETGEGRVAVKKEVKKEEEVVEIERCDTEISNKLQKPEQEEKDPAHLSGSGPVELKIAGPSDTDTHCF, from the exons TGGTTGGGTGCCCCCTCCTGCCAGCGAGGCAGCTACGCCTTCTATAAGTCAGTGAGCAGCAGAGCTCAACCCGAGGGGCCCGTCCAGGTATGGAAGCTGGGGGAGTTTTACTTCATCCGGTGTGGACCACAGGATCCTGTGTGCATCGCAGAG GTGACCTTACTGTGGGAGGACCAGACACGGCGCCACCTGCTGGCCAGCGCCAGACTCTACTTCCTGCCTGAGGACACACCAAAGGGCCGGACCAGCGAGCACGGAGAG gatgaggTTCTGGCGGTGTCCAGGAAGATGGTGGTGCGGGTGGAGGATCTGGTGCGATGGGCGTGTGCAGAGCCGGCAGATTGGAGTAGCAGCAAGCTGCCACCCAGCGGGATCAACGGCCTTCACAAACCCCTCCAGAGCAGCGACGGCAACAGCGGCAATGACAAGAGCAGCGAGCCGGTCAAAGACAAAACTAAGA ATGACCTGCCAAACTGTCATGGCATCAAAGTGCTTAGCTACCCGCAGTACTGCCGCTTTCGCTCCCTGCAGAGGCGCATCCAGGACAGAGCGAGGGGGCCGGGGCTGCAGGATCCCCACCTGCTGGCCCTGGGAGGTGTCAAGGTGCTGCCCAACACCCGGCTGATGTACTGCAGAGACACCTTCAACCACCCGACGCTGGAGAGCAGCGCCAGTTTCTCCTGGCAGTTCA gaTGTCCGTCTCTCAGTCTTCGAGGGCGACCTCGCAAGAGGAGAGGCCGAGACGGCAAAGACTCCCCTAactccagccaatcagagtcctGGATTGAGAAGATGAAG GAGAACGTGATGGGCAGCGTGGAGGTGGGCTGTGAGGGCAGCTGGCTCCCCCACCCTGAAGAGCAGCTGTTCCTGGATCAGCTCTTTGCCTACATGGAACGCCTCGGCTCACCCATCCACAAAGTCCCCAACCTGGGCTTCAAGAAAA TTGATCTCTTCCTCATGTACTCTGTGGTTAAGCGGCTTGGAGGCTACAAGAAG GTGACATTGGACCGTCTCTGGAAAGTGGTTTATAATGAGCTGGGAGGATGCCCCGGCAGCACCAGTGCTGCTACCTGCACCAGGAGACACTACGAGAG acTGATGCTTCCCTATGAAGAGCACCTCAGAGCAGGCGGAGCAGAATTTAAAGTCCCAGAATCCCCCATGCCACCGAAACCCAGAGGGATAAGAGGAAGGAAACCACTTCAGAGAGGCAGAAAACCGGGACTCAAAGCCAAGGACAAGAAGATGACAACCCCCGCTGCTCCTTCTCGTACT ATCGTGAACCCTAACGGCACCGTGGTGGTGAAGAGAGGCCGAGGCCGGCCGCCGGGCACTCGCAACAAGGCCACGCTGATCGCTCAGGCGAAGCTGCTGGCTCAGCAGCAGGCGAAAGCCAAAGCAGCGGTCGAGTCTCAGCAGCAGAGTCCTCTGCTTCCTGTCAGAGTTGGAGGCGGTCTCAcccccagcagcacacacaGG CCCGTCCAGCCAGCTGTCCTTCCTGTCAACATGCCCCTCACCCCAGACCTCTCCCCCATGACCGCCCCCTTCCTCCCCTTCCAGCCCAAACCAAAGGAACTGAGGCCGGACAGAGCGGAGACTGTGGCTCCTGCTCCAGGTGTGCTCCTCTCCACTCTGCCTCGCCACTTTGTCGGAGGATCTCTGGGCGGTTTTAGCCCCATCAAAGGTGTCTGTCCTCTGGATGTCTTCAGGAACCGCATAAGCCTCCAGAGAGGCCCGGAGAGCCCAGCCCTGACGCCTCAGGACCCAACCCAACACCATCCAACCATCTACACCCTTCAGCCCAAAGTTGGAACCCCGGATGCGTCTCATCCCAGCGGGGACCAGCTTCAGCCTCAGCCCCACATGCTCCACCAGCAGCACAACCGCTGCTCCGGCTGTACTGTGGACGAGGCAGCCCAGAGAGGAGGCAGTCGGGACGTTAGGAACCGGCCTCCTCTGCCCCCTCTCCGGGTCCTGCCTTTGAACCTGGACTGCAGCGTTCAGGTGTGCCAGCTGATGAGGACTCGTCTAGGCTCGTCTCAGTTCCAGACCTTCACCCGCCGACTGTCTGAGGCTCTGTCCCAGGACCTCAACACCAAGCCCCCCTGCTCTCCTATCACCCCTCCCCCAGAGCAGGCACTGCCGCTCAACCTCAGCAAACGCTTCACGGCAAAGAGACCCAGCACCGAGGGACCAGAACCGAGTCTGGCAACGATCAACGGGAGCACAGATCAGCCGCCATCCAAGAGACAGAGACCCGGCTGCACAGAGCAGGCTGAGGACTTCAGCCTGGGCGGCCGGTCCAGCTCTGTAGGaagtgcaggaggaggagagcaggatgTGGAGATGAAGAACCAGGAGGAACCAGCGGACCTGAGCTCCCCCAGCAGGATTAGGGCCTTCCTGCTTGGGCTGCCACCCTTCCAGGTGAAATTTGAGGAGGATCTGAACGGGACGAGGTTTGGGAAATTTCTTCCTCCAGGATCTATGGCTGAAACCCAGAGGAccgagacagagacaggagaggGACGAGTGGCAGTAAAGAAAGAAgtaaagaaggaggaggaggtggttgAAATAGAGCGATGTGACACTGAGATAAGCAACAAATTACAGAAGCcagagcaggaggagaaagATCCCGCCCACCTCTCTGGTTCTGGCCCAGTGGAGCTGAAGATAGCCGGGCCctcagacactgacacacactgttTTTAG